TTCTTGGAGTGACTCTCAAGTTCATTTGCTGTTTTGGTTTATTCGTCATGAAGATCAGATACAGTTTAAAGGAATAGAATGGAATCAGCTTCTTAAACAGTGGTTAAAATTAATTCCTGATACTGGAAGATTCTATGTAGACGGTTTGGTAGTGGCTTTAGAAGACATGACAGCGAAAGATTATATTGAGAGTGATTCGCTTGATCTAGATCATTTATCCTCATAATGTAAAGAATATAATTTTTTTACATAAAAATATCGGAATTAGATGGCATAATATTAAGCAAAAATCGATAGACACTAATCTGATCGCGCAACTTTCCAAATAAAATAGGCAGCGATCGCCAAAGTACTATTGCCGATTAAGGTTAAAGCAGCTTGTACCGTCACTAGCCATTCTAACGAATCAGCATTATCAAAAAAGTGCCAAGTCACCGCACACATGGCGCTAACCAAAGCAGGAAACATCGCCCATGCTAAGTTGCGCCATCCGCGATCGGGATTTTGCTTGTCATATTGCCAAATGAGCCAAATGGCTAGAGTCCATTCGATCACGCTAGAAATATGGATGACCCATGTGGGTAAAGACAAAGAGTGCATGGTGATTCTATAAATTTTTTGCATAGGCGGCGCAAAGCGCCGCCTATGGGGTTAATGTTTTGCTTCGCGCATGGTTAGAAATTCGCGAATTTGCCGATCGCTTGGTTGAGCAGAGATTGCTCCCATATCTAAGGTGGTTAAGGCACCTGCGGCACAGGCATAAGCAATCACTTCATTGGCAAATTTAGGATCGAGCAAATTGGTCAGAGGACGGTGATAGATTTTATGAATGAATGCGGCTAAAAAAGCATCGCCTGCGCCAGTTGTATCGATTGAATGAACTGGATAAACAGCATGTTTACCCTGCTTTTCACCTAAGTAGTAACGACAATCTTGATCGCCATTAGTGATCAAAATTCCTTCTAGATGGCTATAGGCTTGGGCGATCGCGGCGGGACTAGTTAACCGAAATAGTAGCTTTGCCTCATCCTCAGTCATTTTCAGAAAATCAGTGTATTTCAGTAAAACTGGCAAGAGTTTAGCTACCTGCTCAGGATTTTTCCAGAACATCGCTCGCCAATTAACATCAACTACTACCTTTACAAAATTTTCCTCGGCAAGTTTTAGCGCTCGACCGATCGCCCTTGATGTCTGTGGATTTGCTAAACCCAATGTCCCTAATACTAAAAATTTAGCATCCGCAAATAAATGCTCAGGCAAATGCTCCGCAGACATCAAGGTGTCGGCAAATACCGTATTCGCATCACCATTGAAGCGATCAAAACTGCGATCGCCATGAGCATCACGGGTGACATAAACCTCACGGGTAGTAGATTCAGGATGCACTTGCACGCCTGAAGTTTCTACACCTGCGGCCCCCAATTGTTTGAGTAAATCAGTTCCTGCGGCATCTTGACCAACGCAGCTAATCAAACTGACAGGAGTGCCTAGCTTAGCTAAGCCACAGGCGACATTAGCAGGCGCTCCACCAAAATATGGTTTCCAAGAACTGACTTGGTCATAGGGAACCCCAATATCTTCAGCTATTTGATCAATTAAAACTTCGCCAAGGCAAATTACACGCGGCATAGGCGGACTTTACGAGGACAGTTTGGACTTTCGCGATTCA
This genomic stretch from Pseudanabaena galeata CCNP1313 harbors:
- a CDS encoding DUF2499 domain-containing protein, with the translated sequence MHSLSLPTWVIHISSVIEWTLAIWLIWQYDKQNPDRGWRNLAWAMFPALVSAMCAVTWHFFDNADSLEWLVTVQAALTLIGNSTLAIAAYFIWKVARSD
- a CDS encoding carbohydrate kinase family protein, coding for MPRVICLGEVLIDQIAEDIGVPYDQVSSWKPYFGGAPANVACGLAKLGTPVSLISCVGQDAAGTDLLKQLGAAGVETSGVQVHPESTTREVYVTRDAHGDRSFDRFNGDANTVFADTLMSAEHLPEHLFADAKFLVLGTLGLANPQTSRAIGRALKLAEENFVKVVVDVNWRAMFWKNPEQVAKLLPVLLKYTDFLKMTEDEAKLLFRLTSPAAIAQAYSHLEGILITNGDQDCRYYLGEKQGKHAVYPVHSIDTTGAGDAFLAAFIHKIYHRPLTNLLDPKFANEVIAYACAAGALTTLDMGAISAQPSDRQIREFLTMREAKH